ACGCCGCAAGGCCCGCAACATGAGCGAACCGGTTAAACAAATCATCCGCTTTATTCTTTTAGTACTGGTGCAGGCACTGGTACTCAATCACATGCCCGCACTTCACCGGTTTGTAACACCATACCTTTATTTTCTGTTTCTCATTTGGCTGCCGTTTAATGTAAGCCGCCCGTGGATGCTGATTCTCGGTTTCATCACCGGCTTTGCTCTCGATTTATTTACCAAAACGCCCGGCCTGCATGCATCTGCCTGCTTATGGTTGGCGTATATGCGTACCCCTTTGCTCAAACTACTGCTACCCGGCGAAACCAAAGAACTCAAAACCGGCAGCAGCCCCAGCGTACGCAGCATGGGCCTTACTACGTACATTTTATTTGTGGTCATGCTCACTTTGTTTCATCATGTTTGGCTGGTAATGCTGGAATGGATGAGCTTTGGCACTTTCCTGTACTTTTTGGGCAAAGTGTTGTTTACCACACTGGCCAGCTTGTTGCTCATTTTGATTGCAGAGTTGCTGTTTAGGCCGATTAGAAAGCGGCGAAAAGACTAAGCGGAAAACTGTATTTTTCCTGTTCAACCCTTGGGAATGGATACCGCTTCGGCACTGGCTCAATTACACAATTTTACACAACGCATTGTACCCCTGCAACCGCAGGAGTGGGAAGCATTTTCCAGCATTTGGTCGCCCATGGAAGCTGGCCGCAAAACGCTGCTCACCAAGGCCGGCGATACCGAACGTTATCTCTATTTTGTTGTAGAAGGCCTTCAACGCATTTACTACAGCAAGCCCGACGGTAAAGAAGCTACCCTCGTGTTTTCTTATGCACCCTCTTTTGCAGGTGTTATTGATTCACTCCTGCTACAACAACCCTCCCGCTATTATATGGAAACGTTGACGCAAAGTCGTTTTTTACGTGCCCACGTGCAGCAGTGGCAGCAAATGGTAGCCACACACAGCGGCATTGCAGCCCTCAGCCACAAAGCTTTATTACTGGCCATGAGTGGCATTATGGAACGCATGACCGAGCTGCAATGCTTTACTGCCGAAGAAAAATTCAGGCACTTGCTGCAGCGCAGCCCGCATGTGTTGCAACTTATTCCGCACAAGTACCTGGCCAACTACCTCAGCATTGATGCCAGTACTTTCAGTAAACTTTTGGGAACGGTACGCATTTAAAAATCTTGGTGTAGACAAAGATTTTACTTACCGGCAAGGTGGAAGTTTGCCTTGTAAAACAATCCATCACACATGAACAACAGCACCTGGCTGCAGCCTTTGCAGCAACAAACCGAAACCATGTTGACACAAGCCATTGCTCAATGGCAGGTATTACCGCATTCGGTATTTGCCCAAGCGCCACAAGCCAACAGCTGGAGTGCCAACGAATGCCTGCAACACCTCAACAGCTATGGCGATTATTACTTGCCCGCTATTGAAAAGGCATTGCAGCAGCGCAGCACTCCTTCCACACACCCTTTCAAACCGGGCTGGCTGGGCGGTTGGTTTACCCGCATGATGCAAACCAACCCCACCGGCTTGCCGGCAAAAAAATGAAAGCACCCAAGCAACATGCTCCCATTGCGCTGCAACCTTCTTATGAAGTGATTGCCCGCTTCATTGATCAGCAGGAACATTTACTGCAGTTATTGCAGCAAGCCGAAAAAGCCAATCTCAGCCACATCAAAGTGCCCATTTCTATTGCCCCCATGATGAAGCTACAACTGGGCGATGTGCTGGCTTTTTTGGTGGCCCACAATCACCGGCATGTGCAGCAAGCCCAACGTGCATTGCAAGCAGCTGCTGTACTGCAAGCATAAATGAACGGGTGAAAACAATCAGCTCCTGGCCATCTTTGTCGGGTAGCAGAAAAATTTTTGTAAATCGTTTCTGCAAGTGCAGGCCGGTGGCTGCTACCTTCGTTGAAAGTTGTCAGGAGCACGTATACATGAATGATTTCCATTCGATCCGGAGCCGCATCATCCAGATCATTTTCGCCGCCGCTTTTCTCATGATTATTTTGCAGTTGTTCAACCTGCAAATCCTCAACGAGGACTACAAACTTATGGCCGATAACCAGGCCATTTACCGCAAAGTGGTGTACCCCAGCCGTGGGCTCATCATCGACCGGAAAAAGCATGTGATTCTCGACAATACTACCCTGTTTGATTTGGTGGTAATACCAGCCCAACTGCGGCAGGGTTGTGATACTGCAGCGCTGTGCAACATCCTGAAAATTTCTCAGGAAGAATTCAGCAAACGCATCATCAACAGCATTGTAAAAAACGGCCGCTACCAGCCCAGTGTGTTTGAAGGCCTGCTCGACGAAAAAACGCATGCCCAGATAGCAGAAAAACTGGCGCTGTTTCAACCCGCTTTCGATTTGGTGGAGCGGCCGGTGCGTAAATATCCATACGATGCAGCGGCTCACGTGTTTGGCTACCTCGCCGAAGTAGACCCCAAGTTTTTGGAGAAATATGGCAGCGAAGGGTACCGCCAGGGCGACTACGCCGGCATGACCGGACTGGAACGTACCTACGAAAAAGTGCTGATGGGCCAGCGGGGTATTCAGTACTGGAACAAAGACAACAAGAACCGGCCTACCCAACCCTACGAAGGCGGAAAGTATGATACAGCAGCCGTTGCCGGAAGCACCTTGTACTCATCGCTGGATATTGAACTCCAACAACTTGGCGAACAACTCATGCAAGGCAAAATTGGCAGCGTGGTAGCCATCGACCCCAAAACCGGTGGCATTCTGGCCATGGTAAGCGCCCCATCGTATAGCCCTACGTTGCTCACGGGCAACCAGCGCCGCAAGCATTTTTCTGAATTGTACACCGACCCAAGGTTGCCTTTGTACAACAGGGCCATCACGGGTGAATATTCTCCGGGCTCCACCTTCAAAACCTTGCAGGCACTCGTAGGCATGCAAGAAGGTGTGATTACACAGCACACCGGCTACCCTTGCCGTGGTGCGTATTTCGACTGCGGCACGGGCAAACCCAAATGCCACGGTGCCGGCCATTCGCCCGATCTGGAACATGCCATTGCCCAAAGTTGTAACCCCTATTTTGCTAATGTGTACCGCAAAATTTTGGACAACCCCCGCTACCCCAATGTAGACAGCTCATTGGCTGTATGGGACCGCTACATGTACAGCTTTGGCCTCGGCCATAAGCTGGGTGTAGACCTGCCTTCCGAAAGAGGTGGCTACATACCTACGCCTAAGCGTTATCAAAAAGTCTTTGGTCCCCGTTGGCACAGCTGCAATACCATTTCCAACTCCATTGGTCAGGGCGAAGTAAACAGTACTGTGCTGCAACTGACCAACGCCATTGCCATGATTGCCAACAAAGGCTGGTACTATACCCCGCATATGATTGATAGCATTGAAGGCGGCGACCAGTTTGGATTGCTGGAACCCTACCGGACAAAAAATCAACCGGTGCACATTCCCGACAGCATGTTTGAAGCCGTGCATGCAGGTATGGAAGCCGTGATGAAACCCGGCGGTACCGGCTGGCGATTGGCTGTACCCGGCATTAATATTTGTGGCAAAACCGGTACTGTAGAAAACTACTACAAAGGCAAAAAACAAAAGGACCACTCGTTTTTTGCAGCTTTCGCCCCCCGTGAAAATCCACAGATTGCCATTGCCTGTATTGTAGAAAACGGCGGCTTTGGTGCTACAGTGGCAGCCCCCATTGTGAGCCTGATGTTGGAAAAATACATCCACGATAGCATTAGCGACAAACGCAAAGAATGGATTGAACGCTACAGCAGCATGAAGATTACTCCTGCCCGTATTTTGGATGAAATGCGCAAACGGGATAGCATCAAGCTGGCTAAGGATGAAGAACGGGCCCGCCGCCAACTGCTCAACAGCATCAAAGAAGAAACGGGCATTGATAGCGAAGAAGAAACAGCCACCCCCGACCCAACTCCTGCCAAGCCCAAGGCTCCAACCAGCACCAAAGGCAAAACAGTGGGCTTGTTGGCACCCATAGACGAGCACCGCAAACGCAAAACATTTTCTCAGCAGGCCTAATATTTTCCAGCATGTCGCAACCAACCCGCATCATTTCTAAAGGCATCAACTGGTTATTGCCCGTGATGTACCTGCTGCTGGTATTCATTGGCCTCACCGCCATTTTTTCGGTGGAGTACCGCCCCGATGTAAACATTCTGCAAGCCATCACCGGATTGAAAACCAACTACAGCCGCCAGCTCTTGTTTCTGGTGATTTGTTTGGTATTGGGCATCCTTATTTTACTTACAGATAGCAAGTTTTTTACGGCCACCGCCAACCTCTCGTATGCATTGGGTATACTGCTACTACTGGCCACTTTTGTGGTGGGTAAAGAAGTAAACGGCTCCCACAGTTGGATACCCTTGGGCTTCATGAACCTGCAACCCGCAGAAACCTGTAAAATATTTGTGAGCCTTGCATTGGCAAAGTATCTCAGCCGCATGGAAACCGACTTTCGCCGCTGGCAAAGTCATGCCATTGCCATTGCACTGGCACTTACACCGGCCATGTTTTCCATTTTGCAAAATGAAACGGGCCTTGCATTGGTGTATTTCGCATTTTTCATTCCACTTTATCGCGAAGGCTTGCCTGCCGCTTATCTGGTGGTAGGTGTTTCTGCAGCGGTGTTGGTGGTG
The Phnomibacter ginsenosidimutans genome window above contains:
- the mrdA gene encoding penicillin-binding protein 2 yields the protein MNDFHSIRSRIIQIIFAAAFLMIILQLFNLQILNEDYKLMADNQAIYRKVVYPSRGLIIDRKKHVILDNTTLFDLVVIPAQLRQGCDTAALCNILKISQEEFSKRIINSIVKNGRYQPSVFEGLLDEKTHAQIAEKLALFQPAFDLVERPVRKYPYDAAAHVFGYLAEVDPKFLEKYGSEGYRQGDYAGMTGLERTYEKVLMGQRGIQYWNKDNKNRPTQPYEGGKYDTAAVAGSTLYSSLDIELQQLGEQLMQGKIGSVVAIDPKTGGILAMVSAPSYSPTLLTGNQRRKHFSELYTDPRLPLYNRAITGEYSPGSTFKTLQALVGMQEGVITQHTGYPCRGAYFDCGTGKPKCHGAGHSPDLEHAIAQSCNPYFANVYRKILDNPRYPNVDSSLAVWDRYMYSFGLGHKLGVDLPSERGGYIPTPKRYQKVFGPRWHSCNTISNSIGQGEVNSTVLQLTNAIAMIANKGWYYTPHMIDSIEGGDQFGLLEPYRTKNQPVHIPDSMFEAVHAGMEAVMKPGGTGWRLAVPGINICGKTGTVENYYKGKKQKDHSFFAAFAPRENPQIAIACIVENGGFGATVAAPIVSLMLEKYIHDSISDKRKEWIERYSSMKITPARILDEMRKRDSIKLAKDEERARRQLLNSIKEETGIDSEEETATPDPTPAKPKAPTSTKGKTVGLLAPIDEHRKRKTFSQQA
- a CDS encoding DinB family protein, whose protein sequence is MKAPKQHAPIALQPSYEVIARFIDQQEHLLQLLQQAEKANLSHIKVPISIAPMMKLQLGDVLAFLVAHNHRHVQQAQRALQAAAVLQA
- a CDS encoding rod shape-determining protein MreD — its product is MSEPVKQIIRFILLVLVQALVLNHMPALHRFVTPYLYFLFLIWLPFNVSRPWMLILGFITGFALDLFTKTPGLHASACLWLAYMRTPLLKLLLPGETKELKTGSSPSVRSMGLTTYILFVVMLTLFHHVWLVMLEWMSFGTFLYFLGKVLFTTLASLLLILIAELLFRPIRKRRKD
- a CDS encoding Crp/Fnr family transcriptional regulator codes for the protein MDTASALAQLHNFTQRIVPLQPQEWEAFSSIWSPMEAGRKTLLTKAGDTERYLYFVVEGLQRIYYSKPDGKEATLVFSYAPSFAGVIDSLLLQQPSRYYMETLTQSRFLRAHVQQWQQMVATHSGIAALSHKALLLAMSGIMERMTELQCFTAEEKFRHLLQRSPHVLQLIPHKYLANYLSIDASTFSKLLGTVRI